The segment GGAGCAGGAGCCGGAGCAGGAGCAGTAGCAGGAGCAGTAGCAGTAGCAGTAGCAGTAGCAGTAGCAGTAGCAGTAGCAGTAGCAGTAGCAGTAGCAGTAGCAGTAACAGTATCAtcatcagcagcagcagcagcagcagcagcagcaacaataGCAGAAGAAGACAGATAGATTcacataatttaatataaagggCACCTTTTTCACCTTGTTGCCAGATTCCTTGAGACTCTGAGGGGACGAGGGAGAATTTTTAGCTGGAGTCTTCTGTGGACTTGATGTGGTTTGCGTAGGAGTGGTAATATCACGATCGGAAGGTGGTGGTTGTATAACGGAAACTACCGGAGGAGGCGAAATAGAGGCAGAAGCGGAAGTGGACACACAGGCAGAAGTCGAAGCTAAAGGTTCTGAAGATGCTAGCGGACTTTCTACCGGAGCGACACTCAGGCTTTTCGGGGGAGTTTGCTTAGGAGTTGACAGTTTTCCACTCATCGGTGGTAACATTGTCCTAGTTTTAGGCTTCCTCCAGCCCTATGTAACACCAATTACGGTTATATTATGTTAGTCGCCTTACCAATAAAATACCTTCTCTCAACCCGTGCATttccacggattttttttatacatattccACAGTTTCTTTTGGTCACTAtaatctgattttcgagagttgagacctgagaggcgggtccctcggacggaatccgtagcgtaccattagttcctccttaaccacgctccgtccgagggacccgcctcaggtctcagctctcgaaaatcagactataatccTTTATTTGATTAAACCTTCTTTGATCAATATCTGTTTCTCTACGGTATATCGCGCTAATTGTAAGTTGTTTCTCAGATTTTATTAATtcttgtaattctgttatgtaattaatataagttaaataaaatttcatgttAGATTTGTTGCggaagaattattaaaatctAGTGGTACTTAATAGAATTATTTCAATTAGTAATCATActtattctgttttattttttctttaacttaCCAAATAAAGGATTAAGATTTTGGAATGTGTATCTATTGCCAGCGAATTAAAATTGTACAATGTGAGAATCGTTTTTTCACTGATTAGGaaagtttgttttaaaatatatgaaactaCTGTACTTAGTAACAAACTGTTATATTTCAAGAATGCAAATTACTAATACTTTTACAGCAATTATTACTGTGATGTTGACACTCCATACATTTAAATGGGATTATTCCACTTATTATCAAAAATAAATTCATATATTTCACATATCTATCACATCGAAGTAAGTTacgaagaatataaaaaaaataacgatcTCACTTTGCGTATGTATAGAACTCAATTGTCCCTTTCAATTCTACTCAAACGGTTCTCAGTAACTTGTATCATTTCATCAGTCAGTGACGTCATGCTTTCAAGGAACCgtgttaaaatattatttttaatgaaacgcTGTTAAACAGTTATATATATAATGACCTTCGGCGTATTCCAAATCTTACCTTATCGTCATAAAAACCCTGATCATCTGTTCTTTGCTGGCCAAGTAAACGATCAGTTTCAAGATCGGTGTCTGCCTCCTCTTCATCTGGACCTTCCTCGATTTCAACGTCTGCATCTTCACCCGCACGTCGAACTTCCGATTCATCACTGTTATTTTCTACACAAATTCTCCGCCTGCCATccgatatactaaattttagttaGATGTACTTAAAGAATAACGATTACTTCGTAAATATAAATAGATGTATGTAACTAATAAATAGGCAAGTATCTTTCATGATTTTTTCACAGATTTAAAGAATcattaaattgtattatttttacgATATACTATTACAATTTAGACAACATACATAAAACGTTATttatttcgacagaatgttatttaaatgaaatttgtaatgaaatctttagaaattaaaagaactgattaaaaatatttgggCGTCATGTATTACACGATGAAGAAGAAATTAGAATGAACATGGGCAAATAATTAATAGAGCATGTTTTAATGCGATTATGAATGTAATCCAAGGTAAGTAATAGTGAAACTTTAATGTAATCAATCTGTCTTACGGATTCGTCTAACATATCACTATATGatacgaaaagtaaaaaaatatttttttgtagaaatttaCTAACGTCAATCGTTCATGTATGTAACCATATTATATCTACGCAAACTTCAGGGACATAAAATCCAAGAAAGTACAACTCATAAGCAATGGAGATAattcagaaattaaaataatgtaaataaatttatatagaataatataaatttatgaaacaGAGAATAAAATACCTTGGTATCCAAATTGGGCTGACATTGGGTTCGGGTGGTTCTTCGGTACTAGACTTCACAGGTAAAGTCTTCGTCCTTTGTAAAGCCATTCTAATATCTTTAATCGCAGCCTCGACTTCGCCACCTATTTCGAGACTGACAGTTTGTCTAGCTTGAGGTGCTGGGGGTGGTGGTGTACCGAGAGGATCCAGACCATCAAGCTGCAACTCATTTGTATCGTACGAGTTCTCTTTTTTAGGAACAAACAAATCAGGTGACGAAGTTTTTAAAGAATGCAAAATATCCTTGCTGACGGTTAAACCAGAAAGATCTTTGCCAACTGAATCGCTCTCTGTTGGAGTAGGATAACCGGTATCATTAATCCGACTTCTCTGAATGATCTCCTTCTCGATTTCGTTAATTTGTCGTTTCATCAGCATCACAGTTGGATTATTATTATCAGTATCGCTGGCATGGCCGCTAGACAATCCATCTTCGAGGACCGGCATGCTAGTGTATATTCTCAAAGAATCTGAATTATTTCCTAAATCGCCGACTGATCCGAGAAGCCCACTAGCTGGTATTAATTCATTATCCATCATCATTAAAGAAACTTCACTATCGAGATCTCCGCAGTTACTATCGCAGTCGGTCGTTTCGGGACTTAACGTAAAGTTGCGAGAATGCCCGACTTGTAATCCGACTTCTGTCTCTCCGAGATCTTCGCTGCTACCGGTGCCCACCGAGAGGTCTAGGAAATTGTTTTCATGCTCACCAGTCTGAAAAAGGGATCAATGGAGTTTGAATTagtttgaatgaaaaaaatatttacatatataataataggaatgctttgaattttaatgttttcttataaattaatgTGTACCTGGTTCATACAAATCTACTTACACTTTGTAGAAAAtcgcttctttgtttcttcggaGATTCATGTACAAGAACTTCTTCTGTTGTTGGTGGACCACTAGCTAATCGCTGACCAACATAAGCGCTTCCTCCTTGTCTTCGTAATTCGTATTCAAGATCCTTGTAAAATAATGGTGTTCAATTTACAACAAATTGTAGGTAAACGAAcactaagaaaattttaatatattatccATAGCTACGCACcattaattcaattttaaaattaaattttgctttTACTATGAAAATTCTAAACTGACTGTTTGGCACATTGTACTACACATATTACTGTGTTTATGTATTAACAATAGATacaaaaaaatgcaaataagaATTGAAGAAAAAGATTAAACACAATCAGCTGAATTGTGTAaagatgaaaaatttgtttgcttcCGATATTAAAGACAGATCAAAAGACTATTGTGAATTTTACATTACATGTTTCCCTTCTAGTATtcggataataataaaaataggatACGTAAATAGTTAGTACCTGAAATGGAAAAGATTCAGTGCTATTCTCTTTTTCCTTTGTTGGCGGTGGACACTTAAAGAATTCCTCCAGCACTTTTCGCGTCTCTGAGAATTCATACAAATAATCGAATGTACTTCCACCAGATGATACTAGATTACTTATGTTGTCAGTGGACAAAGTCGATGGTTTTAAAGAGTCTTCTTCTTCATCCTCAAGTTTTGGAGATGGAGGAGAGGCATTTACAGTCTGATCATCTGagtaatttatatttgtttctaCCACAGCCTTTTCTACGATGATTTCTGCAGAAGTATCCTCCTTCTTAAAATAAAGAATGAATTAACAATCTATTACTGATCAGTAACAATAAATGAATTCATGCCAGTGTCGAAAAGATAATTTATATTCCTTGAATTGAGATATAGTACCTCATTATGACTTGGTGTTGTTGGTAATACTCTCTGTGGAAAACCAGGCCTTGGTGTCATGTATACAGATGGCGATGACAGAAGACAAGGAAGCTGAGTGTCGCGTACTCCATAACGCCTCGGACTCTCGGAATACTGTGCTATAGGTAATTCACCAATCACTCTTGTCACTTTGTGATTACGTTCTGAAGATGGTGAATCCACTTCGCAATCACTAGCTGGTGTAACCACCTAAAAGTTCAGTTTATTCGTTAGATACAATTTTACTTTAAAACTTATCTCAATTAACGTTTTCCTCGCGAGAATATTAAACATACATGTAAAGATACATTACATTCAATTGCATTCATTATACTTCATTTGTGTCGGGTATAAACATAAATTCGTTTAATTTGCTTAACAAAGATATTGACAAAATAAAGCAATACCTTAAAAAACTCTGAAGTATTACGATGATATGCCGTTGTCGGACTAGGAGTACTTCCAATGCTAGAACTTAAAGGTTCTGGAGGAATGCGACCTCTTTGGGATTCTTCAGACTCAAGATTTGAATTAGTTGATGTAACTGGATTAGTATTATTTGAAGTTAAATCTAGTCGCAAATTTTGCCAGTTATCATCAATGTCATCAAAGACAACTACTTCACCATCACTGACTATAGCCATGCTTCTGGCTGGTGTTGTGTGATTTGACTGATAATCTATGCACCCCTTTGACAACCCATAATCGAGATCAGTAATATTTTTTGGTACACCATATTCTACGTTATTGCTATTCAAAATTGagtcataattaataatacgaTTGCTGTGATTGCTCTTAGGGGAATCATAGTCGAGGATAGATTTTGTCGGATTATGCCGCACCGAATGTATTTCTGATGCGAATACGGTTTCTGTTACTTCTCTATTAGATCGCTGTTTCCTTGTATCACCACATCTAGAAATATGCAAATGTTCTCACAAAATAAAGACAACGTATGAATAATTTACTAAATAGAACATGCacagtttattaataattaagaaTTGTTAAATTACCGGCTCCTTAGTTCCCATATAGTTTGAGTATTTGGAGacttattatttcttttaatcgataGCTTGTTGTCTACTTGAGTATCCTCACTATTTACGGAATTTGATGCAGCAAGAAAACGT is part of the Andrena cerasifolii isolate SP2316 chromosome 1, iyAndCera1_principal, whole genome shotgun sequence genome and harbors:
- the LOC143368957 gene encoding uncharacterized protein LOC143368957 isoform X10, producing the protein MTSLILENADLNRLFPKCRPRGGPPPSPGASTQISQPHESLCQKEAASVTTSLATSLTSTFATTFANSLTTTLAIASKNTYSNHSRAIPEDMIDLEHDISDRTTSMVSGFAGESQLSVGVSGSNGGVGGPLGTFNSLGTLNTKPLSSSSSSASGRSEDAPQYGSLPGSDHQGHSQQDDSGPEESPVYILTSAKGDRSYKLRDSRIIEIAGGREVFSQSRGKVAARKSRFLAASNSVNSEDTQVDNKLSIKRNNKSPNTQTIWELRSRCGDTRKQRSNREVTETVFASEIHSVRHNPTKSILDYDSPKSNHSNRIINYDSILNSNNVEYGVPKNITDLDYGLSKGCIDYQSNHTTPARSMAIVSDGEVVVFDDIDDNWQNLRLDLTSNNTNPVTSTNSNLESEESQRGRIPPEPLSSSIGSTPSPTTAYHRNTSEFFKVVTPASDCEVDSPSSERNHKVTRVIGELPIAQYSESPRRYGVRDTQLPCLLSSPSVYMTPRPGFPQRVLPTTPSHNEKEDTSAEIIVEKAVVETNINYSDDQTVNASPPSPKLEDEEEDSLKPSTLSTDNISNLVSSGGSTFDYLYEFSETRKVLEEFFKCPPPTKEKENSTESFPFQDLEYELRRQGGSAYVGQRLASGPPTTEEVLVHESPKKQRSDFLQSTGEHENNFLDLSVGTGSSEDLGETEVGLQVGHSRNFTLSPETTDCDSNCGDLDSEVSLMMMDNELIPASGLLGSVGDLGNNSDSLRIYTSMPVLEDGLSSGHASDTDNNNPTVMLMKRQINEIEKEIIQRSRINDTGYPTPTESDSVGKDLSGLTVSKDILHSLKTSSPDLFVPKKENSYDTNELQLDGLDPLGTPPPPAPQARQTVSLEIGGEVEAAIKDIRMALQRTKTLPVKSSTEEPPEPNVSPIWIPSISDGRRRICVENNSDESEVRRAGEDADVEIEEGPDEEEADTDLETDRLLGQQRTDDQGFYDDKGWRKPKTRTMLPPMSGKLSTPKQTPPKSLSVAPVESPLASSEPLASTSACVSTSASASISPPPVVSVIQPPPSDRDITTPTQTTSSPQKTPAKNSPSSPQSLKESGNKVKKDKEEKKKSRNKEALLDDPSVLIEGVLFRARYLGSTQLVCEGEPTKSTRMCQAEEAVSRIKEGPVATGIQATLLSYGGQQGFGRCSIASQGSLEDDECDSSEELIGSAAGGGQSESQTVGLQPKLAPISGSMEPTTVFRLHFLGSVEVEEEGRRKRLNNHIVREAVTKIKY
- the LOC143368957 gene encoding uncharacterized protein LOC143368957 isoform X9; amino-acid sequence: MELIIIEIAGGREVFSQSRGKVAARKSRFLAASNSVNSEDTQVDNKLSIKRNNKSPNTQTIWELRSRCGDTRKQRSNREVTETVFASEIHSVRHNPTKSILDYDSPKSNHSNRIINYDSILNSNNVEYGVPKNITDLDYGLSKGCIDYQSNHTTPARSMAIVSDGEVVVFDDIDDNWQNLRLDLTSNNTNPVTSTNSNLESEESQRGRIPPEPLSSSIGSTPSPTTAYHRNTSEFFKVVTPASDCEVDSPSSERNHKVTRVIGELPIAQYSESPRRYGVRDTQLPCLLSSPSVYMTPRPGFPQRVLPTTPSHNEKEDTSAEIIVEKAVVETNINYSDDQTVNASPPSPKLEDEEEDSLKPSTLSTDNISNLVSSGGSTFDYLYEFSETRKVLEEFFKCPPPTKEKENSTESFPFQDLEYELRRQGGSAYVGQRLASGPPTTEEVLVHESPKKQRSDFLQSTGEHENNFLDLSVGTGSSEDLGETEVGLQVGHSRNFTLSPETTDCDSNCGDLDSEVSLMMMDNELIPASGLLGSVGDLGNNSDSLRIYTSMPVLEDGLSSGHASDTDNNNPTVMLMKRQINEIEKEIIQRSRINDTGYPTPTESDSVGKDLSGLTVSKDILHSLKTSSPDLFVPKKENSYDTNELQLDGLDPLGTPPPPAPQARQTVSLEIGGEVEAAIKDIRMALQRTKTLPVKSSTEEPPEPNVSPIWIPSISDGRRRICVENNSDESEVRRAGEDADVEIEEGPDEEEADTDLETDRLLGQQRTDDQGFYDDKGWRKPKTRTMLPPMSGKLSTPKQTPPKSLSVAPVESPLASSEPLASTSACVSTSASASISPPPVVSVIQPPPSDRDITTPTQTTSSPQKTPAKNSPSSPQSLKESGNKVKKDKEEKKKSRNKEALLDDPSVLIEGVLFRARYLGSTQLVCEGEPTKSTRMCQAEEAVSRIKAPDGETQPSTEVDLFISTEKIMVLNTDLKEIMMDHALRTISYIADIGDVVVLMARRRFVPHEMEEAPKINRTPKMICHVFESEEARFIAQSIGQAFQVAYMEFLKANGIEDHSFVKEMDYQEVLNSQEIFGDELQMFAKKEMQKEVVVPKAKGEILGVVIVESGWGSMLPTVVIANLAPAGAAARCGQLNIGDQIIAINGVSLVGLPLSTCQTYIKNSKNQTVVKLTVVPCAPVVEVKIKRPDTKYQLGFSVQNGVICSLLRGGIAERGGVRVGHRIIEINNQSVVAVPHEKIVNLLATSVGEILMKTMPTSMFRLLTGQESPVYI
- the LOC143368957 gene encoding uncharacterized protein LOC143368957 isoform X3, giving the protein MTSLILENADLNRLFPKCRPRGGPPPSPGASTQISQPHESLCQKEAASVTTSLATSLTSTFATTFANSLTTTLAIASKNTYSNHSRAIPEDMIDLEHDISDRTTSMVSGFAGESQLSVGVSGSNGGVGGPLGTFNSLGTLNTKPLSSSSSSASGRSEDAPQYGSLPGSDHQGHSQQDDSGPEESPVYILTSAKGDRSYKLRDSRIIEIAGGREVFSQSRGKVAARKSRFLAASNSVNSEDTQVDNKLSIKRNNKSPNTQTIWELRSRCGDTRKQRSNREVTETVFASEIHSVRHNPTKSILDYDSPKSNHSNRIINYDSILNSNNVEYGVPKNITDLDYGLSKGCIDYQSNHTTPARSMAIVSDGEVVVFDDIDDNWQNLRLDLTSNNTNPVTSTNSNLESEESQRGRIPPEPLSSSIGSTPSPTTAYHRNTSEFFKVVTPASDCEVDSPSSERNHKVTRVIGELPIAQYSESPRRYGVRDTQLPCLLSSPSVYMTPRPGFPQRVLPTTPSHNEKEDTSAEIIVEKAVVETNINYSDDQTVNASPPSPKLEDEEEDSLKPSTLSTDNISNLVSSGGSTFDYLYEFSETRKVLEEFFKCPPPTKEKENSTESFPFQDLEYELRRQGGSAYVGQRLASGPPTTEEVLVHESPKKQRSDFLQSTGEHENNFLDLSVGTGSSEDLGETEVGLQVGHSRNFTLSPETTDCDSNCGDLDSEVSLMMMDNELIPASGLLGSVGDLGNNSDSLRIYTSMPVLEDGLSSGHASDTDNNNPTVMLMKRQINEIEKEIIQRSRINDTGYPTPTESDSVGKDLSGLTVSKDILHSLKTSSPDLFVPKKENSYDTNELQLDGLDPLGTPPPPAPQARQTVSLEIGGEVEAAIKDIRMALQRTKTLPVKSSTEEPPEPNVSPIWIPSISDGRRRICVENNSDESEVRRAGEDADVEIEEGPDEEEADTDLETDRLLGQQRTDDQGFYDDKGWRKPKTRTMLPPMSGKLSTPKQTPPKSLSVAPVESPLASSEPLASTSACVSTSASASISPPPVVSVIQPPPSDRDITTPTQTTSSPQKTPAKNSPSSPQSLKESGNKDKEEKKKSRNKEALLDDPSVLIEGVLFRARYLGSTQLVCEGEPTKSTRMCQAEEAVSRIKAPDGETQPSTEVDLFISTEKIMVLNTDLKEIMMDHALRTISYIADIGDVVVLMARRRFVPHEMEEAPKINRTPKMICHVFESEEARFIAQSIGQAFQVAYMEFLKANGIEDHSFVKEMDYQEVLNSQEIFGDELQMFAKKEMQKEVVVPKAKGEILGVVIVESGWGSMLPTVVIANLAPAGAAARCGQLNIGDQIIAINGVSLVGLPLSTCQTYIKNSKNQTVVKLTVVPCAPVVEVKIKRPDTKYQLGFSVQNGVICSLLRGGIAERGGVRVGHRIIEINNQSVVAVPHEKIVNLLATSVGEILMKTMPTSMFRLLTGQESPVYI
- the LOC143368957 gene encoding uncharacterized protein LOC143368957 isoform X6 translates to MTSLILENADLNRLFPKCRPRGGPPPSPGASTQISQPHESLCQKEAASVTTSLATSLTSTFATTFANSLTTTLAIASKNTYSNHSRAIPEDMIDLEHDISDRTTSMVSGFAGESQLSVGVSGSNGGVGGPLGTFNSLGTLNTKPLSSSSSSASGRSEDAPQYGSLPGSDHQGHSQQDDSGPEESPVYILTSAKGDRSYKLRDSRIIEIAGGREVFSQSRGKVAARKSRFLAASNSVNSEDTQVDNKLSIKRNNKSPNTQTIWELRSRCGDTRKQRSNREVTETVFASEIHSVRHNPTKSILDYDSPKSNHSNRIINYDSILNSNNVEYGVPKNITDLDYGLSKGCIDYQSNHTTPARSMAIVSDGEVVVFDDIDDNWQNLRLDLTSNNTNPVTSTNSNLESEESQRGRIPPEPLSSSIGSTPSPTTAYHRNTSEFFKVVTPASDCEVDSPSSERNHKVTRVIGELPIAQYSESPRRYGVRDTQLPCLLSSPSVYMTPRPGFPQRVLPTTPSHNEKEDTSAEIIVEKAVVETNINYSDDQTVNASPPSPKLEDEEEDSLKPSTLSTDNISNLVSSGGSTFDYLYEFSETRKVLEEFFKCPPPTKEKENSTESFPFQDLEYELRRQGGSAYVGQRLASGPPTTEEVLVHESPKKQRSDFLQSTGEHENNFLDLSVGTGSSEDLGETEVGLQVGHSRNFTLSPETTDCDSNCGDLDSEVSLMMMDNELIPASGLLGSVGDLGNNSDSLRIYTSMPVLEDGLSSGHASDTDNNNPTVMLMKRQINEIEKEIIQRSRINDTGYPTPTESDSVGKDLSGLTVSKDILHSLKTSSPDLFVPKKENSYDTNELQLDGLDPLGTPPPPAPQARQTVSLEIGGEVEAAIKDIRMALQRTKTLPVKSSTEEPPEPNVSPIWIPSISDGRRRICVENNSDESEVRRAGEDADVEIEEGPDEEEADTDLETDRLLGQQRTDDQGFYDDKDKEEKKKSRNKEALLDDPSVLIEGVLFRARYLGSTQLVCEGEPTKSTRMCQAEEAVSRIKAPDGETQPSTEVDLFISTEKIMVLNTDLKEIMMDHALRTISYIADIGDVVVLMARRRFVPHEMEEAPKINRTPKMICHVFESEEARFIAQSIGQAFQVAYMEFLKANGIEDHSFVKEMDYQEVLNSQEIFGDELQMFAKKEMQKEVVVPKAKGEILGVVIVESGWGSMLPTVVIANLAPAGAAARCGQLNIGDQIIAINGVSLVGLPLSTCQTYIKNSKNQTVVKLTVVPCAPVVEVKIKRPDTKYQLGFSVQNGVICSLLRGGIAERGGVRVGHRIIEINNQSVVAVPHEKIVNLLATSVGEILMKTMPTSMFRLLTGQESPVYI